A genomic stretch from Amia ocellicauda isolate fAmiCal2 chromosome 23, fAmiCal2.hap1, whole genome shotgun sequence includes:
- the LOC136719391 gene encoding zona pellucida sperm-binding protein 4-like produces the protein MERCGMSVRVWSLVCLLMAAAVDVSIAQGQNCSVSDNEKMACGAPAISRADCEAMTVQCTTDGQFVVVVPRNVTRPPLSLDTVSLLGGQGAPCSPVGTTAGFALFQFPVSACGSTLKSEGGDVVYENTMSSKLGLPSGRLHVPVPDWVQWLPASPSRLTFLCKYSGSELVPVEAVVYTAAPPPPSVVAPGPLGVELRIATEAVYDAYYGDGDYPVTKVLRDPVYVEVRILNRTDPNIVLTLEDCWATSTPSPLGQPQWSLLVAGCPYRDDQYQTTLVPVAGSSGLPYPTHYKRFIVQMFTFVDAGSQLPLKAKVFIHCSAAVCQPSATDRCVTPCNQRMRRAVAPVQRASREMAVVSSGEVILTASELPAVDRRASPSEGEEGSFDTLLALSPLMSAPL, from the exons ATGGAGAGGTGTGGGATGAGCGTGCGGGTCTGGAGTCTTGTCTGTCTGCTGATGGCGGCTGCGGTGGACGTGTCTATAGCCCAGGGTCAGAACTGCTCTGTTAGTGACAACGAGAAAATGGCGTGTGGCGCCCCTGCAATCAGTAGAGCCGACTGTGAAGCGA tgactgtgcaatgcaccacGGATGGTCAGTTTGTGGTTGTAGTACCCAGGAATGTGACCAGGCCTCCGCTGAGCCTTGACACCGTCAGCCTGCTGGGGGGTCAGGGCGCCCCCTGCAGCCCTGTTGGCACCACTGCTGGCTTTGCCTTGTTCCAGTTCCCAGTCAGTGCCTGTGGCAGCACACTGAAG AGTGAGGGTGGCGATGTGGTGTACGAGAACACGATGTCCTCTAAAC TGGGGCTCCCCAGTGGCCGTCTCCATGTGCCAGTACCCGACTGGGTCCAATGGCTGCCTGCTTCTCCTTCCAGGCTGACCTTCCTGTGCAAGTATTCGGGCAGTGAGCTTGTTCCTGTGGAGGCTGTAGtgtacactgcagccccgcctcCTCCTTCAGTCGTGGCCCCTGGACCTCTCGGTGTGGAGCTCAGGATTGCAAcgg AAGCTGTGTATGACGCCTACTACGGTGATGGGGACTACCCCGTGACCAAGGTCCTGCGGGATCCTGTGTATGTTGAGGTTCGCATCCTGAATAGGACCGACCCCAACATTGTCCTGACTCTGGAAGACTGCTGGGCAACTTCCACCCCCAGCCCGCTCGGCCAGCCCCAGTGGAGCCTGCTGGTTGCTGG GTGTCCGTACAGAGATGACCAGTACCAGACCACCTTGGTTCCTGTGGCTGGCTCTTCAGGGCTGCCATACCCAACGCACTACAAGCGCTTCATCGTGCAGATGTTCACTTTTGTGGATGCTGGCTCCCAGCTCCCTCTGAAGGCGAAG GTGTTCATCCACtgtagtgcagcagtgtgcCAACCCAGTGCTACTGACCGCTGTGTCACTCCGTGCAACCAGAGAATGA GGAGAGCCGTTGCCCCGGTGCAGAGGGCCTCCAGGGAGATGGCCGTGGTGTCCAGTGGGGAAGTGATCCTGACTGCCTCTGAGCTCCCTGCTGTGGACAGGAGGGCTTCTCCCAgtgaaggtgaggaggggaGCTTTGACACTCTGCTGGCGCTCAGCCCTCTCATGTCTGCACCCTTGTGA